The sequence tctctctctctctctctctctctctctctctttctctctctctctctctctctctctctctcgctctctcgctctctcgctctctcgctctctcttcccttctctctccccttctctctccccttctctctccccttctctctccccttctctctccccttctctctccccttctctctctccatttctccccctccctctctctccatctctctctctctctctctctctctctctctctctctctctctctcgctctcttttcccttctatctctcgctctctttccccttctctctctcgctctctttccccttctctctctcgctctctttccccttctctctctcgctctctttccccttctctctctcgctctctttccccttctctctctcgctctctttccccttctctctctcgctctctttccccttctctctctcgctctctttccccttctctctctcgctctctttccccttctctctctcgctctctttccccttctctctctcgctctctttccccttctctctctcgctctctttccccttctctctctcgctctctttccccttctctctctcgctctctttccccttctctctctcgctctctttccccttctctctctcgctctctttccccttctctctctcgctctcttgccccctctctctctcgctcgctttccccttctctctctcgctctctttccccttctctctctcgctcactttccccttctctctctcgctctctttccccttctctctctctctcgctctctttccccttctctctctctcgctctctttccccttctctctctcgctctctttccccttctctctctcgctctctttccccttctctctctctcgctctctttccccttctctctctcgctctctttccccttctctctctcgctctctttccccttctctctctccatttctctctctctctctctctctctctctctctctctctctctctctcttactaatcccctctctttcctccctcactctctctacctatctatctatctccctcacttaTAATTTTTCATCCTTCGCTAAGCGCTTCTAGGCAACGCTGACTTGGCATTAACATTCCaatttctcacttccttttcggTCTTGGGATAATTTGGTTGACTATCGTTTTTTTatagtctctccctctttcgtataTATTCTATCCCTAttccttttctccgtctttctttttttctatattttttatttatttatctttctttctctttcccctttctttctttctcgttctttctttctttttctctttctctttttcttttgctctctctctctctctctctctctctctctctctctctctctctctctctctctctctctctctctctctctctctctctctctctctctctctcttctctttctgtgcgcgcgcgcgcgtgtgtgtgtgtgtggtgtagagTGAATGTTTGGAgtaactacaatatatatatacacacacgcacacacaaatataactatatgtatatatatatgtgtgtgtgtgtatgtacatatatatatatatatatatatatatatatatatatatatatatatatatatatatacatatatatatatacatatatatatatatatatatatatatatatatatatatatatatatatatatatatatatatatatatatatatatacacacgcacgcacacacaaatatacctatatgtatatatatatgtgtgtgtgtgtacgtacatatatatatatatatatatatatatatatatatatatatatatatacatatatatatgtatatatatatatatatatatatatatatatatatatatatatatatgtaatatatatagatatacatatacatatatatatatatatatatatatatatatatatatatatatatatatatatatatatatatatatatatatacatacatctataggaatatagatagatagatagatagatagatacgtgtgtgtgtgtgtgtgcgtgtgtgtgtgtgtgtgtgtgtgtgtgtgtgtgtgtgtgtgtgtgtgtgtgtgtgtgtgcgtgtttgtgtgtgtgtgtgtgtgtatttataaattaatatatatatatatatatatatatatatatatatatatatatatatatatatatatatatatatgtatatataagaatatatatatacatatatatacatatatgtaaatatacatatatatatagatatacatatatttaaatacacacacacacacacacacacacacacacacacctacacacacacatacacatacaaacacacacacacacacacacacacacacacacacacgcacacacacacacacacatatatatatatatatatatatatatatatatatgtgtgtgtgtgtgtgtgtgtgtgtgtgtgtgtgtgtgtgtgtgagtgtgtgtatgtgtgtgtgtgtgtatgtatatatatatacatatgtttatctatatatatatgtatgtgtacatatacttatatatatatatatgtatgtatgtatatatatatatatatatatatatatatatataaatacatatatttatatatttatatatatataaatatatatatatatgtatatatatatatatatatatatatatatatatatatatatatatatatatatatgaatatatctcgcGCACCTTCGAGAGGACGGCCCTGATGGTGACGCCGACGAGGCCGGTCGGCAGGAGCACGAAGGCGTACAGGACCCAGCCCTGGCCGGGCGTCGTGGTCAGGCCGAAGGTCGTGAGCTGCGCCATGTTGACAAGCGCCGCCCCCGCGCCCACCACGCAGTCGTGGACCCTGAGACGGCGCAGCAGGGGCGCCGTCAGGAGCATGACGCCCTGCTGGCACAGCTGGTTCACGGTGGAGTACAGGCTGTACTGGTCGGAGCCCCAGCCGAGCACCCGCCGCGTCCACAGGTACATGTTGTGGGCGCCGGAGCTGTAGGCGCCCAGCATGAACGTCATGGCCAGCAGCAGGTGCAGGCGCCCACGCCCCGGCCGCCTCCTGAAGCAGGCGCGGAACAGATCCAGGATGTTGCGCACGTCGCAGGGGCCGCCGCCCCCCGCCTGCGCCCGCGGCCGCCCCTCCGCCGGCCCGGGCGCCTTGTCCCGCACCACGAGCAGTGTGTACAGCAGGCACAGCACGTACAGCGCCAGGCTGAGCCCGAACACCCATGCGTAGCCGCCCACGTCGAAGAGCCAGGCGGCGAGGGCGGTGCCGGCCGGGCCGCCCAGCTGCCAGATGGCGCTCATGACGGTCAGGCGCAGCGTGCGGGACTCGCCGCTCGAGTGGTCGGCGATGTAGCTGTAGGCGGCCATGAAGAAGAGCACCCAGCCGCCGCCCACGCTCTGCAGGAAGGACGCCAGCAGCAGCACCTCGGGCGGCCACGACGGGTTCACGGCTTCAAGCAGGTACACGGCGGCGTAGAGGGCGCTGCCGCTGAGCGAGATCACGAGGGGGACCTTCCTGCCGCGGCGGTCGCTCCACGAGGCGATGAACACGACCAGCAGGATGGGCACCAGCGAGCCCACGAGGCTCTCGAACAGGATGAAGGCGTTGTCCAGCTTCTGCACCGCCACCTGCAGGTCGTCGTGCTCGCCGTCGTTCATGTGCGCGCACTCGTCCTGCGTGCGATTCAGCGTCAACCGACAGAAGCGGTCGAGCTTCAGGTTCTCCCGGATGACGCTCATGCCGTACAGGGCGACGTTCCTGGCGAAGAGCATCGGCTCGATGGTGATGCTGGCGACGAAGGCCATGAGGGCCGGCCAGAGTCTCCGCCGCGAGAGGGCCATCGTGGCGGCTCCGTTTGTCCCGAAATCGCGCGAGAGACTAGTGCGAGGCGGCGGCGGAATCGTAGCTTTTATCACAGAAAGCCGAGTCTCCACCGCGCCTGAGACGGACCAGCTGGCGCCCTGCTTTGCGCTGTCGtcccgtccctttccctctcacggagggaaggggagacgggactagaagagagtgggagagacgaagagagtcAGGGAGATGGACGGATGGagttaaaggaagaaaagagatagagagatagaaatatagacagacaaacacacacgcactcacacacacacacacacacacacacacacacacacacacacacacacacacacacacacacacacacacacacacacacacacacacacacgcagatagagacacacaatacatacacacttacacaatatcaatacatacatgcgAATGAGATGTACCATTATAGAAATTACCATTCCAGAACATGCGAGAGACATACCATCATAGAAATTACCATTCCAGAATATTCCTACGAAGAAAGACAGTTTTATTGCGTCTGCCACAAACGTCGCGCAAATAAAACGTTGTTCCAATATCTTAACGTCACCTGAGACGTGATATTCCATTTTCTCGAGATGTGAGAATTTTATTCGTATTCTGCAGCAAGGAATTTAATTAGACGCGCGCCGGTCCCTTCTCACGTCGAGTACAATAATcttaaaaatggagagaaaaaaaaataaaaacggaaatgAATAGGTAGGTAGCTTGAGATGAAGATATAGACTGACAGGTAGATtgatatgtgagtgcgtgtgtgtgtaagtgagtgcgtgcgtttgtgaatgagtacgtgtgtaggtgcgtgagtgagtgcatgtgtgcgagAGTGAGTGTGCACGTgaatgcatgtatacgtgtgtgcatttaGACAAAGCACcagcgaagggaaggacagaggccAAGCGCCTCATCCCGAGGAGGCCACGTACACGATTGATTATTTAGAATCCTCTGCCGCGTCAACAGCTGAGGACGTCGGCGGCGAATGCCTCGTGGGCTGAAAATCTTAGGAAATTTAAAACGTTGCGTGAGCGCGTTGGAGTACGAGGCAGCTCTGCATGGGGGGGTTATttttacttacatgtatatgtaaattgtaACTGTCTTTATCAATTTAAgcgttttaatcatttttatcatccgtGTTTTTTTCCGAATCGTACCCAACCCGCGCACGTGTACATCTGCTCAGGATTTCACGTTATCTGTCTTCGggatttatcattgtcattatttcatcatcattttcgttatttctgTCACTGACACTATTATCTTAACcaatattactattcttatgaccattaatatcctcataaatatgattatccttattggtTATTGACTAAAACGAAGGCGAAAATGACGAAAAAGAGTTAATGATTCGAACAAAATGTGTTAGATAAAGATTGTACAGCACTTTAGGGTAGCATGGTAGTGaaaggagtaaggagggggagtaaatgggacgaaagggggaaggggttaagggccACTGGCGATTAGATCAAATGAAGGGCACCTATCCGTTTATGGAAGGGAAAAAAGTTCGGAAAAAGTGGGAGATTCCTTGAGGATGTCTAACaggttgggggaagagaggacgagggaggaaaaGGCAGAGACACGGGCTGTAGTAAGCCGTGGGCAGGACAGCAGAATGTGCGGGAAAGAGGAACCATTAGGAAGTTGTCAACGAGTAATAGGTGccggagaaataagagaagaacggaatggagagaggatgagaagaagagaatacgGAAGGGGtcaggggaagaaggtggaggataaGGCAGAACGCCAAGAGGGGAAGAACCCGGAGAAGGACACTTGTGACAAAAGGGGGTCACGTCAGCATCcaggaggaagcagaaggaatgatggggagaggatggggtggcggtgacgatggagaaggggaggatggggcgtcccgagagaaagtgggaggaggaagcgtTGGGGGAACATGcagaggatgaggatggatggCAATCACTCTGAGTgtcgagggagtgggaggagagagactggagggtggacgagggagaggagtgcTCTCTTGGGTTTAGGAAGTTTTTGGAAGGGCGCGGCGTGGGAAGGTCTGGGGAACTAAGTTTTCttgcgaggaggagaagaggtgacaGACGtccgaggagcagaggaggacGTGGGTGTACGAGAAAATGTAATAGGAGAAGATGGAGTGGAGCGTTTAGACTGCCTGGTGCGACAAgtaaagtgagaagaaagaagttCAGGGAccggggaagtggtagagattggagtatctggatttagaaaggcaaaaagaactcgactgggaaagagagggatacagCTGGGATgctaaggggtaaggggaagagataaTGGGGGAGATGCCGAGACGTcttggaaagaagggaggggatggagcggACAACGTTAGGgtaaggagcgagagaaaaatcTCGTGCGAGCTCAAGTTTTAATCTGAGAACTTCcacctcagactcgaacttgtaggTTGGGCAGCCTCCAGAAAGTGCATTCACAGAATCCATCGCAATGGACAAGTGTACGTGATTGTGCAATCTGAACTGCCATAAAAATGCAGCGACAGAGTTCGGCAGGGTGGCCAAGACGCCAATACTCCTGACCTTGGCGgggaaggggtcgatatggtcGGACAGGGTTTGTCAGCAGAGTCAGTCAGGGTAAAGAATGCACGAGATTATGACTCAGATATgactgtgacaaggcgtgaacggTCGGATTGGCTGCAGAAGGAAACTTTGTCTCCTATTTTGAGACATATTAAGAGGAGGGCACTGCCAGGGGTAATCACGAAGAATTGATCTCATTCGGATatactaaactaaactaaaaataataataatcataaataaataataagtaaataaaaatgattgCTGAGGTGGAAGCAGCATAGAGgcgagaaggcgaggaagagggagtggtgtagagaagacaataaagatgaagaatagTAACAGAGGAATAGGAGCtagaataatgatggttattatgatgctgctgtaaggatggtgatgatgatgatgacaatgatggcgaTTATGACAGAAATTATGACAATGTCAATGGCAAGGATGATACTGATACTCACAagaatggtgatgacgatgatgataataatgatgacttctatgataatgataaggctgatattgatgatgtgacgatgatagtgatgattactaaaataatgataatgctgatgatgatggtaagataaacaaacagatattgaTATACTAATACATTCAACGCCACAGAATAACAATTCACACTATACACAATACCAAATAAgagcacaagcacatacacaaacacaagcctaaaacaaacacaataacagagatacaaaaaataaacaaacataaactgcTCTAAATAAACACAACCGTAAACGAACACACGCTTGCGCaagcaaacatacaaaacaaatgaacatacaCCGTTCTaaattaaacacaaacaaacacacgcgctaacccccccccccaaaaaaaaaaaacatacacgcactagcccaaacaaaaacacaaaacaaacacatacatatacgcactaacccaaacacacacactgctctaaaacagacacacacatacactaacccacacaaacacacactgctctgaaacagacacacacatacactaacccaaacaaacacacaaaacaaacacacacacacgctaacccaaacaaacacacaaaacaaacacacacacaacatcccaGAAAACCAGGCACCAAGCAAGGCTGACGATAGAATAGGCCTAAAACCTATTTTGccaatttccccttcctcttctaccactTTGAGCGTGAGATGAGAGGCTGAGCATCTTATCTCGTGGGAAGAGGCTGTTTtgcatctttattttttattcttttattttttatttttcatattgttgATTGgaggattgttgttgttgttgttttagaatTTGTTATGATGAGTGTAGTGGTGCtactagtagtagaaatagtagtagtagaaattgtagtagtagaagttgtggtactagtagtagtagtagaagttgtagtagaagaagtagtaatagtagaagtagtagtagaagaagtagtagtggtagtagtagaagaagtagtaataatagtagaagtagtagtagtagaagtagtagtagtagaagttgtagtagtagtagaagtagtagtagaagaagtagtagtagtagtaaaagtagtattagaagtagtagtagtagtagcagtagaagtagtagtagtaatagtagaattagtagtagcagtagtagtagtagaagtagaagtagaagtaacagtagaagtagtagtagtagtagtagtagtagaagtagaagtagtagtagaagaattagtagtagtaggagtagaagtagtagtagtagtagtagtagtagtagtagtagtagtagtagtagtagtagtagtagtagaagtagcagtagaagaagttgtagtagtagtagtagcagcagaataaatgatagtagaagtagtagtaaaagaaataatagtagtagttgttgtaaaatcataattgacaataataatcgaATAGCAATAGCAGTAACAACAGTACTTATAGTAGCATTAGCTATTGTAAAATCAAcattagaagcagtagtagtagcagaagaggaaatagtagtagtagtagttgtgacaTTATAtccagaagtaatagtagtagaagaaatagtagaaatagtagttgttgttgttgttatagccgCGCCATCGTCTTTATCACAACGGATGGGAAACCGATGacaatatatttgcatatttgcacAATAGGGTCCGACTCTGACTTCAAATTATGCAGACGTCTTGCTTTAGAGCAGAAGGGTCTGCACAACACCACAGACAAGCACGCACTTTCCCCATATTTTCCCATCCTTAAAATGCCAAACTGACTGGCAGAAACtgtctcgttatatatataaacaaacggacagaaacctatttttttattatatagaaacaaacagacaggtggATAGAAACCGATTGTATcgcttaatatatacacacagacagacaaaagcaccCTGCCCCACTTTGTATAAACAAATTGATAGGCAAAACACCTTTCTCACACTATGTgtaaacaaactgacagacagtcACGCAAATTCCTACTATTtcactatatataaacaaacagacagagagacaggtaaacacacgtctctcccgctatatataaacaaacaaacataaggaCAGGCAGACCCTTCCTCATATTcgctatatataaacaaacaaacaaacacaaagacaagacCCTTCCTCTGATTcgctatatataaacaaacagacaggcaaaaaaaaattgtcacgctatattcaaacaaacagacagacaaaacacataCAGTCCTTGTTTCTCCTTAGTTTACCCTAAAGGCTGCACTGAACCTCGATAGGGCAGATGAACCCTTCCTGGGAACTTACCCATGGGAAAATACCGCGTTATTTTCCAAGAGAAGTGATCTCTGCTAACTCTAGAGCTGAATGCCCAAGGAGATAAATTTACTGGCTGAAGGTTATTCTTGTTCTCTGTTctgtgttctctttctcgttctcttttcccttctttctctttctttctgagtttttctctttctcttactctttcactttctcttcctctcactctttctctttctctcccactctctatttctctcccactctctctttctgtcccactctctttctctcaccctctcttgcactcacactctgtctttctctcccactctctctttccctcccactctctctttctctcccattctctctttctctcccactatctttctctcccactctctctttctctcccacactctctttctctcccacactctctttccctcccactctctctttctctccccctctctctttctctcctctctcttttctcccctctctctttcttcccctctctctttctccccctctctctttctccctctctctttctccaccctctctctttctctcccactctctctttctctccctctctctttctccctctctctttctctccctctctcttctctcccctctctatttctccccctctctctttctccccctctctttctctccctctctctttctccccctctctctttctccctccctctttctcccctctctctttctcccctctctttctcccctctctctctttctccaccctctctatttctctcccactctctctttctctctccctctctctttctcccctctctctttctctccctctctctttctctctccctctctcttttctccccctctctttctcctctctctttcttccctctctctttctctcccactctctctttctccccctctctctttctccccctctctctttctccccctctctctttctctccctctctttctctcctctctatttctcccctctctctttctccctctctttcttccctctctcttcccctctctctttctccccctctctctttctcccctctctctcttcccctctcttttctcccctctctcttctccctctctcttctcttctctcccctctctatttctccccctctctttctccctctcttcttccctctctttctccccctctctctttctccccctctctctttccccctctctctttctccctctctctttctccctctctttctccctctctctttctccccctctctctttctccctctctttttctctcccctctctatttctccccctctctttctccccctctcttctctctcccctctctctttcttcccctctctctttctccccctctctctttctcccccctctctctttctccccctctctctttctcccccctctctctttctctcccactctctgtgtGCTATGTAGTGCAGTGGTGAATAtgctgggcttgcaatcttgctgacctgatCCTGCGCgatgccagtgaatggtaaccccggccattccttgcacacagggggagatttagaaaatgacaatatgtcacagcaaagaatatccattgtaacaaatggaattgaaactaaatcttaaaatctaatcttaaatctctccttctctcccactctctctttcttactcattcattctcccactttctctttctctctcactttctctttctctctcacgtctctctcactttctctttcgcccactctctctttctctttctcccactttctcattctctctcactctctcttgctctctcactctgtatctatctgcctatctatctacctatctatctatctatctatctatctatctatctatctatctatctatctatttatctctctatctctatctctatctctatctctatctctatctctctctctctctctctctctctc is a genomic window of Penaeus vannamei isolate JL-2024 chromosome 14, ASM4276789v1, whole genome shotgun sequence containing:
- the LOC113811176 gene encoding proton-coupled folate transporter isoform X1 — encoded protein: MALSRRRLWPALMAFVASITIEPMLFARNVALYGMSVIRENLKLDRFCRLTLNRTQDECAHMNDGEHDDLQVAVQKLDNAFILFESLVGSLVPILLVVFIASWSDRRGRKVPLVISLSGSALYAAVYLLEAVNPSWPPEVLLLASFLQSVGGGWVLFFMAAYSYIADHSSGESRTLRLTVMSAIWQLGGPAGTALAAWLFDVGGYAWVFGLSLALYVLCLLYTLLVVRDKAPGPAEGRPRAQAGGGGPCDVRNILDLFRACFRRRPGRGRLHLLLAMTFMLGAYSSGAHNMYLWTRRVLGWGSDQYSLYSTVNQLCQQGVMLLTAPLLRRLRVHDCVVGAGAALVNMAQLTTFGLTTTPGQGWVLYAFVLLPTGLVGVTIRAVLSKLCSGDEVGRVFSMLAILEIFWPIVDSLIFTSVYGATIAYYPSYEHFVAAGFSFYVFAGFLALRISMEEMKGEEKEGEGEKEEKEREKEGEKKREKGKEGGRETWEGELEEGEVGENELEEEEGNKETKEEEKEKEHEVDEDERNRKEKEENEEGEDEGVLKEVRVNDEDERM
- the LOC113811176 gene encoding proton-coupled folate transporter isoform X2 encodes the protein MALSRRRLWPALMAFVASITIEPMLFARNVALYGMSVIRENLKLDRFCRLTLNRTQDECAHMNDGEHDDLQVAVQKLDNAFILFESLVGSLVPILLVVFIASWSDRRGRKVPLVISLSGSALYAAVYLLEAVNPSWPPEVLLLASFLQSVGGGWVLFFMAAYSYIADHSSGESRTLRLTVMSAIWQLGGPAGTALAAWLFDVGGYAWVFGLSLALYVLCLLYTLLVVRDKAPGPAEGRPRAQAGGGGPCDVRNILDLFRACFRRRPGRGRLHLLLAMTFMLGAYSSGAHNMYLWTRRVLGWGSDQYSLYSTVNQLCQQGVMLLTAPLLRRLRVHDCVVGAGAALVNMAQLTTFGLTTTPGQGWVLYAFVLLPTGLVGVTIRAVLSKLCSGDEVGRVFSMLAILEIFWRYIGLQCCNGQQQPTLLPLS